Proteins found in one Triticum aestivum cultivar Chinese Spring chromosome 4D, IWGSC CS RefSeq v2.1, whole genome shotgun sequence genomic segment:
- the LOC123099496 gene encoding 65-kDa microtubule-associated protein 6 — MGEVAAELLYNMAPLALSGAGAGAGAEVGSCAPLLAELRQLWGEIGKSREERERMVHELEAECTRVYRRKVDEATGERALLHQSLAASEAEIAALTAALGAENSTQFKVNKWTVSLNERVSSATALLEELRAMRAERSKQFSDIRSEIEKISAEIAGRSHGQDNSPRAGDAHDLTIRRLNDYRARLSTLQKEKSERLHKVLEHVTEVHSLCDVLGEDFIAIVNEVHPGLHEADPGKPTSISDTTLTRLSQVVAMLTSEKAKRAAMLREAVVPLVELWDLMDSPVEERRGFQKAAAVLRPAKEEVLSSGVLSMASIKRTEEEVERLTRLKAGRMKELVLKRRLELENICRSMHVEPDASTVPEKSIALIDSGLVNPSELMASIDDQIAKAKEEHQSRKDIMEKINKWLLACEEEKWLDDHNVDENRFSTGRTARLNLKRAEKARVIIMKIPAIVDNLMSRTLAWESERKKPFLYDGARLVAVLEEHKQARLRQEEERRRLREQKKLRTLFSEKETMPRLKRPSGSGGGGFSRTPDPSSMNRKRVDAGRLTCSAPSMRSSSSGSSGGGGRSSAELDRPRSSAAGAGRCGELLQGARRLSAASASSFNYVAVAKAGGSMSSSLASLS, encoded by the exons ATGGGAGAAGTCGCCGCCGAGCTGCTGTACAACATGGCGCCGCTGGCCCTGTccggtgccggtgccggtgccggCGCCGAGGTCGGCAGCTGCGCGCCCCTGCTCGCGGAGCTCAGG cAACTGTGGGGGGAGATAGGCAAGAGCAGGGAGGAGAGGGAGCGGATGGTGCACGAGCTGGAGGCGGAGTGCACGCGGGTGTACCGCCGCAAGGTCGACGAGGCCACCGGCGAGCGCGCGCTGCTGCACCAGTCGCTCGCCGCCAGCGAGGCCGAGATCGCCGCCCTCACCGCCGCCCTCGGCGCCGAAAACTCCACGCAGTTCAAG GTGAACAAATGGACCGTGTCCCTGAACGAGCGGGTGTCATCGGCAACGGCTCTGCTGGAAGAGCTGCGGGCGATGAGAGCAGAACGGAGCAAGCAGTTCTCTGACATCCGGTCGGAGATCGAGAAGATCAGCGCTGAAATCGCAGGGCGGAGCCACGGCCAGGACAACTCCCCCAGGGCCGGCGACGCCCATGACCTGACCATCAGGAGGCTCAACGACTACAGGGCACGCCTGTCCACTCTTCAGAAAGAGAAG TCGGAGCGTCTGCACAAGGTGCTCGAGCACGTGACGGAGGTGCACTCGCTGTGCGACGTGCTGGGCGAGGACTTCATCGCCATCGTGAACGAGGTCCACCCGGGGCTGCACGAGGCCGACCCCGGCAAGCCCACCAGCATCAGCGACACCACGCTCACCAGGCTCTCCCAGGTCGTCGCCATGCTCACCTCCGAGAAGGCCAAGCGAGCAGCCATG CTGCGGGAAGCCGTGGTGCCGCTGGTGGAGCTGTGGGATCTCATGGACTCGCCCGTGGAGGAGCGGCGGGGCTTCCAGAAGGCGGCGGCCGTCCTGAGGCCCGCCAAGGAGGAGGTCCTGTCCTCCGGCGTGCTGTCCATGGCGAGCATcaagaggacggaggaggaggtggagaggctGACGAGGCTCAAGGCCGGCCGGATGAAGGAGCTGGTGCTCAAGCGCAGGCTGGAGCTGGAGAACATCTGCCGGAGCATGCACGTCGAGCCCGACGCCAGCACCGTGCCCGAGAAGTCCATCGCGCTCATCGACTCCG GCCTCGTGAACCCTTCTGAGCTGATGGCCAGCATCGACGACCAGATAGCCAAGGCCAAGGAGGAGCATCAGTCGAGGAAGGACATCATGGAGAAGATCAACAAGTGGCTGCTGGCCTGCGAGGAAGAGAAATGGCTCGACGACCACAACGTG GATGAGAACAGGTTCAGCACCGGCAGGACTGCACGTCTGAACCTCAAACGCGCCGAGAAAGCCAGGGTCATCATCATGAAGATTCCAG CTATTGTTGATAACCTGATGAGTCGAACGCTGGCATGGGAGAGCGAAAGAAAGAAGCCTTTTCTGTACGACGGG GCTCGCCTGGTGGCCGtgttggaggagcacaagcaaGCCAGGCTGCggcaggaggaggagaggaggcgacTCCGG GAGCAGAAGAAGCTGCGCACTCTGTTCAGCGAGAAGGAGACGATGCCGCGCCTCAAGAGgcccagcggcagcggcggcggcggcttcagcAGGACGCCGGACCCGAGTAGCATGAACCGGAAGAGGGTCGACGCCGGCAGGCTCACGTGCTCCGCGCCGTCGatgcgcagcagcagcagcggctccagcggcggcggaggccgtTCCTCGGCCGAGCTCGACCGGCCGCGGTCGTCGGCGGCCGGGGCCGGGCGCTGCGGCGAGCTCCTGCAGGGCGCGCGGCGCCTGTCGGCAGCGTCGGCGTCGTCGTTCAACTACGTCGCCGTGGCCAAGGCGGGCGGCAGCATGTCCTCGTCGCTGGCGTCGCTGTCCTGA